A stretch of the Thermoproteales archaeon genome encodes the following:
- a CDS encoding nicotinamide mononucleotide deamidase-related protein: MGLAAGYKAWLITVGNEVLIGRIVNTNMAWLGRKLTLLGYKVVRGLIVPDDLEEISWAFREALKSGVKVVVSTGGLGPTFDDKTAEGLALALDSKTVLNREALKMIEKKYKDKGLELTKHRIKMAIIPKDAKPIKNPVGTAPGIYVKIGDTHIFALPGVPSEMKAMFEESVEPFLKKIGPKIVFVEKFLKVKGLPESEVAPVIDEAMKLGNIYVKSHPKGAELGLPIIDLHITASGEDLKRAEDEVNKALDYLREKLAAKGGEIIEHKKH; encoded by the coding sequence ATGGGTTTAGCAGCAGGCTATAAGGCATGGCTCATAACCGTCGGCAACGAAGTTTTGATAGGGAGAATAGTTAACACCAACATGGCGTGGCTTGGGAGAAAGCTAACTCTACTAGGCTATAAAGTAGTTAGAGGATTAATAGTTCCTGATGATCTAGAAGAAATTTCCTGGGCTTTTAGAGAAGCTCTAAAGAGTGGAGTAAAAGTTGTGGTTTCTACTGGCGGACTAGGACCCACATTTGACGATAAAACTGCTGAAGGATTAGCACTAGCGCTGGACTCTAAGACGGTTTTAAACAGAGAGGCTTTAAAGATGATAGAAAAGAAATACAAAGATAAAGGTTTAGAACTTACCAAACATAGAATTAAAATGGCGATTATTCCCAAGGATGCCAAACCTATAAAAAATCCTGTTGGGACAGCGCCTGGGATATATGTTAAAATAGGAGATACGCATATATTTGCGCTTCCCGGCGTTCCTTCAGAGATGAAGGCTATGTTCGAAGAAAGTGTTGAACCTTTTCTGAAAAAGATAGGGCCTAAGATAGTTTTTGTTGAAAAATTTTTAAAAGTAAAAGGTTTGCCAGAATCCGAAGTTGCTCCTGTAATAGATGAGGCAATGAAACTAGGCAATATATACGTTAAAAGCCATCCAAAAGGAGCTGAGCTTGGGCTCCCAATTATAGACTTGCATATTACAGCGTCTGGAGAAGATCTTAAAAGAGCAGAAGATGAAGTAAATAAAGCACTAGATTATCTCAGAGAAAAGCTGGCAGCAAAAGGCGGAGAAATAATCGAGCATAAAAAACATTAA